The stretch of DNA CTTTTTTCAGGTTTCAGGTCTCCAGTTTCAGGTTTCACATCTCCCCCCCCCCCATCATCCCTAATCCCTAATCCCGTTTCCTTCCGCTCCCTCGACTCTCGTCCCTCGACTCTCGACACATTGTTTGGAAGCTCCACCCCGTTCGGCGATACGATCACCGGCATCTTCAGTCCCAGCTTTCGGAATTGGCTAGCCTCACTTTCCGCAGTGGCATGAAGGGCCGCCGCATCGAGAAGATCCCTCCTCTGATACAGCCACCAGGCCAGACGCTTCTTCCATTTCTTATGGGCCATGGCCCAAGGCTCCAGCATCCCCCTAGGGCTCACGATCCGGGGAATCCCAGCTTCTCTTGCCCATTGGGCGACGCGATGATTTGAGGGAAGCCAGACTCCGTGATCGTGAATCAGGGTTATGCCCTTGAGATCGGGTGAGTTCTCACAGAACACCGGTATTCCTTTCTCCGTGAGAGCACGCGACCACTCTGGGAGAACCCTCGATGCGATCCATAGCGCAACATCCAGCCCCTCCTCCTTCAGAGCGATCAGCAACTGAGGCACGGAACGCGCGGGCCCGCCGCTGGTAGGATCGAGAGAAGCGACGGCGTGGAGGACTCGCATCGGAAAAGTTAAAAGCTAAAACTGAAATGCTAAAATACTAATTTGATCGGCTCTTGGCATTTTGCATGGGGTGGATCATCAGTGATCCTGAACTATCAGCACAACACCGAGTACCGAGGGGCAGGAAATGGGTGCTCGTGAATAGGTGATGGGGAATGGGGCAGATTTCACCACCGAGCCCTTCCCCTGGCTTCGTTTCAGGTTTGACGGCACTTGCCTCCCGGCAAGCCGTGCCGCCCTTTAGGGCTGTTCGCTGCTCTCACAGTCTACCGCGCCTGTTCCCACAGGCTTGGTTCAGGTTTGACGCCACTTCCTCCCGGAAGCCGTGGCGCCCTTTCAGGGCTACCTACGGTAGTCTACCGCGCATCTTCCCAGATGCTTGGTTCAGGTTTCCAGTTTCATCCCTCCTCCCCCCAATTACCCATCACCGATCCCCGATCCCCTCCCGCCTTGCGGGATCCCCCCACCTTCCCACTTTTTACCTTTGCACTTTTTACTGATTCAGCCTCCCCTCCCCCCCAATTACCGATCCCCGATCCCCTCCGCCTTCAGCCTTCAGCCGTTTTCGCCTTCAGCCTTCAGCCTTCAGCCTTTCCCCATCTGCCCTTTCGATACACTCTTGGGCTACAGCTACCGCCCACTTTCGGTACCAGGTCATCAAGGAAACCGGAGACTCGCTCTCAACTGCAGCGAGTCGATCACCTAACTTCTCCTCGACCCACTGCTGGAATGGGAACGAAAATCCCCGCTTCGGACGGTTCAGGATCCACTCGGGAATTTCGGGGACCGCATCGGTCAACAGCTGCTTGCGATCCGCCAAGCGCGTCGAAGCCGGGATCTTGAAGACGGCACTCAGGAAACGTTCATCGACAAACGGGACGCGAAGCTCCAATCCGTGCGCCATCGAGAAGACATCGCTGTCACGCAGGAGCTGATTGCGCATGTATCGCGTCAACTCGAGGAAGGAAACCATGTCGCGATCCTCGGAAAACAGTGAGGAAATCCTCCAGTTCACAGGTTTCGGCACACTGCCGCTAAGATGTTCGGCCAGGCAGCTTGCCTCCTCCTCGGTGAAGATTCCCCGCTTGGCGTGGTAGGCCTCCAACCACGAGCCGTCACCGGAGAGGAAATCTGCCAGACGTCTTTTCGGAGATCCGACGGGAAAGTTTTGAAGTAGCAGGGAGAGAGCGACGCGCAGGACGCGGGGGAGCCTGTGGAGGGAATGGAGTGCGGGAACCATGCGGAAGGATGGATAACCTCCGAAGACTTCATCGGCTCCCAGGCCTGAGAGCACCACCTTCATTCCTTCCTGGCGGGCCAGCTTGCTGACACACCAGGTATTGAAGCCGTCTATGCTGGGCTGATCGATCGCGGCGAGATAGGGAGCGATCTCAGCGCTCGCCTCATCCGCAGTGATCTTCCACTCCGTGTGATTCGCCCGGAAATGATGCGCGGTTCGCATGGCCGCCCCGGACTCATCGTATGCTGGATCAGAAAAGCCGATCGAGAACGTCCTGATATCGGCATCAGGTCCAAGCTGTTTTCGAACCAGAGCCAGAAGCACTGTCGAATCGATGCCCCCGCTCAGGAAGATTCCTACCGGAACATCGCTCACAAGGTGGCGCGCCACGCTCTCTTCCAGAGCGTCACGGACCTTCACGGGATAGATCGATGCCGCCGCATGAGACTCATTGGTTCGCTTTGGATTCACGGCGGAGGTGACCATTTGTTGGTCAAGGACCTCCGGGAGCATACGCCTGGGAAACACCTCCTCCCCGGGACGCCAGTCGATGAAGTGACCGGCCTGGAGAAGTCTCACCGGCTTGACGAGGGTTCCGGGCTCGGGGACGCTCCCCCAGAGGAAGAAGTCACGCAGGGTTTCGGGATCCAAGGCGTCACCAGCACGACGCAGCACACGATACTCCGAGGCGAAACTCAGCACCCCGTCATCCATTCGATAGAAGAGCGGCTTGATACCCAGGGGATCCCTGGCCAGTAACGCCGTGCCCGTCTCCTCGTCCCAATAGGCGAATGCATACATCCCCGCCAGCTTCGGGAGCGCCTCGGCACCCTCCCTCGCGATCAGACGGAGAAGCACCTCCGTATCCGAGTCATGGTGAAAGGTCTCCCCCTGAGCCTCCATCTCCGCGCGGAGCTCCCTGTAATTGTAGATCTCCCCGTTGAAGACGATAACCTTGCGCCGGGATCCACCAACGTCCTCGGCAGGCGATGCGGACACAACATCCATCGCGTCCCGTTGGATACACCCCTCCTTGAGAACCATCGGCTGCGCCCCCACCTCATCACTTCCGATAATCGAGAGACGGGTATGAACTAAGGTCACTTCGGCAGATTTCCATACTCCGTTACCATCGGGTCCCCGATGCGCAAGTAGTTGGATTGCATTGTCTTCTATAGAGGACAAACCACTCCCATATTGCCCTGCAATTCCACACATATGCCGGTATGGTCAGCGACTCAGCTGTTCCGCGACCCGTGCATTTGAATGCACCGGTTGAAGCCCTGCGTAAACATCAGCATACCTCAAGGCCACCGCTTTGGGTTGGTATTGGGCCACATTCCGGAACCCCTCCTCGATGAGCCTGCTTCTTAGATCAGGATCCCTCAGGAGCTTGAGGACGGATTGATGAAGATCTGCCTGGTTGAGAGGATCCACCAGCAGGGCCCCGGGACCTGCGGCCTCTGCCATCGCCCCGAAATTGCTTGTGATCACGGGTCGGCCCAATGCCTGAGCCTCGATAATGGGAAGACCGAAGCCTTCATAGCGGGATGCAAATACCATAACGTCCGACCTCTTATACGCATCAAGGACTTCATGATCTAGAAGAATCCCCAGACTCCTGTAATTGATCGCATTGAGCCGGAGTACCTCGTGCTGCCTCTCGCTCATCATTCCAATGATCTCGAGTCTGCAGGGGATGCCGCGCAGGGCGGCCGCCACGCCCTCGAGATTCTTGTTCCAGCCCGTCCCTACCTGCAGGATCACCGGCTCCCTTTCCGGAAAAGGCTTCGGCGCCGGCGCGAATTCCCCCCGGACACAGTTGGGAACCACCCGGATCTTATCGACAACATCCGGGAAGTGACTTCCCAACTCCTTCTTCATGGCTT from Verrucomicrobiota bacterium encodes:
- the asnB gene encoding asparagine synthase (glutamine-hydrolyzing), with translation MSSIEDNAIQLLAHRGPDGNGVWKSAEVTLVHTRLSIIGSDEVGAQPMVLKEGCIQRDAMDVVSASPAEDVGGSRRKVIVFNGEIYNYRELRAEMEAQGETFHHDSDTEVLLRLIAREGAEALPKLAGMYAFAYWDEETGTALLARDPLGIKPLFYRMDDGVLSFASEYRVLRRAGDALDPETLRDFFLWGSVPEPGTLVKPVRLLQAGHFIDWRPGEEVFPRRMLPEVLDQQMVTSAVNPKRTNESHAAASIYPVKVRDALEESVARHLVSDVPVGIFLSGGIDSTVLLALVRKQLGPDADIRTFSIGFSDPAYDESGAAMRTAHHFRANHTEWKITADEASAEIAPYLAAIDQPSIDGFNTWCVSKLARQEGMKVVLSGLGADEVFGGYPSFRMVPALHSLHRLPRVLRVALSLLLQNFPVGSPKRRLADFLSGDGSWLEAYHAKRGIFTEEEASCLAEHLSGSVPKPVNWRISSLFSEDRDMVSFLELTRYMRNQLLRDSDVFSMAHGLELRVPFVDERFLSAVFKIPASTRLADRKQLLTDAVPEIPEWILNRPKRGFSFPFQQWVEEKLGDRLAAVESESPVSLMTWYRKWAVAVAQECIERADGERLKAEG
- a CDS encoding glycosyltransferase family 4 protein, with translation MPSSVDLVHHHRHAGPSHVSIERLFAEVRRHLPDPWNARVATCPHLSRGFAPRVANMMAARAQAGTINHITGDVHYLAMALPSRGLVLTIHDCALLNMLKGASREVFRRIWFTYPMQRAEAITTISEAMKKELGSHFPDVVDKIRVVPNCVRGEFAPAPKPFPEREPVILQVGTGWNKNLEGVAAALRGIPCRLEIIGMMSERQHEVLRLNAINYRSLGILLDHEVLDAYKRSDVMVFASRYEGFGLPIIEAQALGRPVITSNFGAMAEAAGPGALLVDPLNQADLHQSVLKLLRDPDLRSRLIEEGFRNVAQYQPKAVALRYADVYAGLQPVHSNARVAEQLSR